In Acanthopagrus latus isolate v.2019 chromosome 17, fAcaLat1.1, whole genome shotgun sequence, the following are encoded in one genomic region:
- the si:dkey-11p23.7 gene encoding V-set and Ig domain-containing protein isoform X1 has product MTHTHTHTHTHTHTHTHTHTHTSLSCFSSSLIMDVRLVCSTLSLLLPVIGVALSSGDDGWSTTVQPEVRAIEGYPVVLPCTFSHPQHSQHTSLQVVWRLGHGQGATVLYRCSSRVGAPTCEPGPQQDQRYRLEGNPREHDLSLRINSATLQDNGRYYCRVEVQGREHVSFEDKMGTRLRVEAPPKILALSVEGSEQSGYRAICRVQGSPLPDVQWLGPDDLLEGSPDGPVAQGSAAQYHTVSQLRDVEPGHQYTCSASNPLGKEESTLYVLTPQPPLSVTAASPPLLLLLSVSLGAKVVLLVGVGVWVVQGGGLQGVGCWWK; this is encoded by the exons atgacacacacacacacacacacacacacacacacacacacacacacacacacacacacacacacttcgctGAGTTGTTTCTCCAGCAGTCTCATCATGGACGTCCGGCTGGTCTGCAGCACCTTGAGTCTGCTGTTACCTGTTATAGGAg TAGCTCTCAGCTCTGGAGATGACGGCTGGTCCACGACGGTGCAGCCGGAGGTTCGAGCCATCGAGGGCTACCCGGTGGTGCTGCCCTGCACCTTCAGCCACCCGCAGCACTCCCAGCATACCTCCCTGCAGGTGGTGTGGCGTCTGGGCCACGGCCAGGGAGCCACCGTCCTGTACCGCTGCTCCAGCCGAGTCGGAGCCCCCACCTGCGAGCCGGGGCCCCAACAGGACCAGCGCTACCGGCTGGAGGGCAACCCGAGGGAGCACGACCTGTCCCTGCGCATCAACAGCGCCACCCTGCAGGACAACGGACGCTACTACTGCCGGGTGGAGGTTCAGGGGCGAGAACACGTCAGCTTCGAGGACAAGATGGGAACCAGACTGAGAGTGGAGG ctcctccaaaGATTCTGGCTCTGTCGGTGGAGGGCAGCGAGCAGTCCGGCTACAGAGCCATATGTCGGGTCCAGGGCTCCCCGCTGCCGGACGTCCAGTGGCTCGGCCCGGACGACCTGCTGGAGGGTTCTCCTGATGGTCCGGTGGCTCAGGGCTCGGCGGCCCAATACCACACCGTCAGCCAGCTGAGAGACGTGGAGCCGGGTCATCAGTACACCTGCAGCGCCTCCAACCCGCTGGGCAAAGAGGAGTCCACGCTGTACGTCCTGACCCCCCAACCGCCACTATCAGTGACGGCGGcctcgcctcctctcctgctcctcctgtctgtgtctctgggcGCAAAGGTGGTCCTgctggtgggggtgggggtgtgggtGGTGCAGGGTGGAGGTCTGCAGGGAGTCGGCTGCTGGTGGAAGTAA
- the LOC119006210 gene encoding IgGFc-binding protein → MEDESQPRANTLDCGGGEKKNRTVGCCWRTSRFHWLLPDGLVAAVMSPELLLLLLAALTSESTADSTGLNFIAAFPENIAFYHPDAPENKIRITALFPDTEVNIKVYSNTETRTLASGETWEYAPEATMELMGSGISTKILQITSNNLITVHAVYLKKDSVQTTLLRPDDKLDKEYLVPPIPVIEGTSHPADMVTRTVAERSPFKLIVINTEKDNKITVKHAEPETVSLLPHQIAQLSLTTEDVSRVVKADEPVAVLFGHSCAIRENCTCGQLYTWLPPDKQEQFKFYIPPFLAKDAKSETRVLLSVGGSNHVIPYNPNSPVVETAGTAVLYRPGAFFNLIPEKDFGSCSIINSIAETENFAVILVHKDFTDGVRVGELSLESPQWQQLVGTDFVSTDVALASGKNVIWHTGTSKMAVYYVGIRKGALFGNPAPIISKIPDFRGCIVSPEVLKIGEVADGWRESLKYCSDNNLDLMSFPGAQLQSHIYNKIMQVKDDSLSHVWFGMRRSSQTGEWYWLNGDSVNETNWGEGEPGTEDDGQCAIMSLESSTRFAWSDENCCRKAHPICYRDPVIL, encoded by the exons gagagaagaagaacagaacagTTGGCTGCTGTTGGCGGACGAGCAG GTTTCACTGGCTTCTTCCTGACGGACTCGTCGCTGCCGTCATGAgtcctgagctgctgctgctcctgctggcAGCTCTGACCTCAG AATCCACAGCAGACAGCACCGGTCTGAATTTCATTGCGGCTTTTCCGGAGAACATCGCCTTTTATCATCCTGATGCACCAGAAAACAAGATCAGAATCACTGCCTTGTTTCCAGACACAGAGGTCAACATCAAAGTCTATTCCAATACAGAAACAAGGACTCTGGCTTCTGGAGAGACCTGGGAATACGCACCTGAGGCAACAATGGAGCTCATGGGATCAGGCATATCTACCAAAATTCTCCAAATTACCAGCAACAACTTAATCACTGTCCATGCTGTCTACCTTAAAAAAGATAGTGTGCAGACTACACTCTTAAGACCTGATGACAAACTGGATAAAGAGTACCTCGTCCCACCGATACCGGTGATCGAAGGAACCAGTCATCCTGCAGACATGGTCACACGCACTGTAGCTGAGAGAAGCCCATTCAAACTCATTGTCATCAACACTGAGAAAGACAACAAGATAACTGTTAAACATGCAGAGCCCGAGACGGTTTCACTTCTGCCCCACCAGATTGCTCAGCTCTCTCTAACAACAGAAGATGTATCGCGAGTTGTGAAAGCCGATGAGCCGGTGGCGGTTCTTTTCGGTCACTCATGTGCCATCAGGGAGAACTGCACCTGTGGGCAGCTGTACACCTGGCTGCCTCCAGACAAACAGGAACAGTTCAAGTTCTACATCCCTCCTTTTCTGGCCAAGGATGCCAAAAGCGAAACACGTGTGCTTCTGTCAGTGGGCGGATCCAACCACGTAATACCCTACAATCCAAACTCGCCGGTGGTCGAGACAGCTGGCACTGCCGTCCTCTACCGTCCAGGTGCATTCTTCAACCTGATCCCTGAGAAAGACTTTGGTTCTTGCTCCATAATTAACTCCATCGCAGAGACTGAGAACTTTGCTGTGATCCTGGTCCATAAGGATTTCACTGATGGGGTTCGTGTTGGAGAACTTTCTTTGGAGAGTCCACAGTGGCAGCAGCTGGTCGGGACGGACTTTGTCTCAACAGATGTTGCTCTGGCCTCGGGAAAGAACGTCATCTGGCACACTGGCACCTCCAAAATGGCAGTGTACTATGTGGGAATTAGGAAAGGTGCTCTGTTTGGGAACCCAGCACCCATCATCAGTAAAATCCCAG ACTTCAGGGGTTGCATCGTGTCTCCAGAGGTCTTAAAAATTGGAGAAGTGGCAGACGGCTGGCGAGAATCTCTGAAGTACTGCAGTGACAACAACTTGGATCTGATGAGCTTCCCCGGGGCTCAACTCCAGAGCCATATCTACAACAAAATTATGCAGGTCAAGGATGACAGCCTGTCGCACGTGTGGTTTGGCATGCGTCGGAGCTCACAGACTGGGGAGTGGTACTGGCTGAACGGGGACTCGGTCAATGAAACCAACTGGGGAGAGGGCGAGCCCGGCACAGAGGATGATGGCCAGTGTGCTATCATGAGTCTGGAAAGCAGCACAAGGTTTGCCTGGAGCGACGAGAACTGCTGCAGGAAAGCCCATCCCATCTGCTACAGAGACCCCGTCATCTTGTAG
- the LOC119006851 gene encoding sialic acid-binding Ig-like lectin 15 isoform X1 has product MWQQTDCFCVILSAIITGSLSVSWDMKVSPVVSVPRGEDAVLSCSFTHPRQQDYSGLITVKWIARETNALPFFKCSVRNDSMEELKDCSGSELKHSLRGDPRQGDLSLVIRKVHVADSGPYFCRVELDGWRQNQQGETRLRVTVKPQILSLSVVELSSDSTTRRLQCEVEGNPPPSITWLSASRGLLTDQVFTSEVNLEKLYSSVPYVEGEVFTCRVENMLGGAERRYPADNTLIITLSVCGLIVLLLLCAGIICCRRRRVLSRRLQVDGELQLVYTTVSPTTQHESLKSSNSRHLEEEGVVYSPVNVQ; this is encoded by the exons ATGTGGCAGCAGACCGACTGCTTCTGTGTCATTCTGTCAGCGATCATCACAG GGTCTCTCTCAGTTTCCTGGGACATGAAGGTGTCTCCGGTGGTCTCTGTCCCCAGAGGAGAGGACGCCGtcctcagctgctccttcaCCCATCCCAGACAGCAGGACTACTCCGGACTGATCACTGTGAAATGGATCGCCAGAGAAACAAACGCTCTCCCGTTCTTCAAGTGTTCGGTAAGAAATGACTCCATGGAGGAACTCAAAGACTGTTCAGGTTCTGAATTAAAACATTCCCTGAGGGGAGATCCTCGACAGGGAGATCTGTCCCTGGTCATAAGGAAGGTTCATGTGGCTGATAGCGGGCCGTACTTCTGCAGAGTGGAGCTGGACGGCTGGAGGCAGAATCAACAAGGAGAGACACGTCTTCGTGTTACAG TTAAACCTCAGATCCTGAGCCTCTCTGTGGTTGAGCTGAGCTCAGACAGCACCACCCGCAGGCTGCAGTGTGAGGTGGAGGGCAACCCGCCGCCCAGCATCACCTGGCTGTCAGCCTCCAGAGGCCTGCTGACAGACCAGGTCTTTACCTCTGAGGTGAACCTGGAGAAGCTGTACAGCTCTGTGCCGTACGTGGAGGGGGAGGTGTTCACCTGCAGGGTGGAGAACATGCTgggtggagcagagaggagataTCCAGCTGATAATACTCTGATCAtaactctgagtgtgtgtggcctcatcgtcctgctgctgctgtgtgcaggaatcatctgctgcaggaggagacgag TGTTGAGTCGTCGGCTGCAGGTTGACGGCGAGCTTCAGCTGGTTTACACCACAGTCAGTCCAACGA CTCAACATGAGAGTCTGAAAAGCTCAAACTCACGACAcctggaggaggaag gtgTCGTCTATTCTCCCGTCAACGTTCAGTAG
- the LOC119006852 gene encoding sialic acid-binding Ig-like lectin 15, with protein MWQQCFCLILTMIISGSLSVSWDMKVSPVVSVPRGEDAVLSCSFTHPRQQDYSGPITVKWIARETNALPFFKCSVRNDSMEELKDCSGSELKHSLRGDPRQGDLSLVIRKVHVADSGPYFCRVELDGWRQNQQGETRLRVTVKPQILSLSVVEPSSDSTTRRLQCEVEGNPPPSITWLSASRGLLTDQVFTSEVNLEKLSSSVPYVEGEVFTCRVENMLGGAERRYPADNTLIITLSVCGLIVLLLLCAGIICCSRKKGRFRSTE; from the exons atgtggcagcagtgtttctgtctcattctGACGATGATCATCTCAG GGTCTCTCTCAGTTTCCTGGGACATGAAGGTGTCTCCGGTGGTCTCTGTCCCCAGAGGAGAGGACGCCGtcctcagctgctccttcaCCCATCCCAGACAGCAGGACTACTCCGGACCGATCACTGTGAAATGGATCGCCAGAGAAACAAACGCTCTCCCGTTCTTCAAGTGTTCGGTAAGAAATGACTCCATGGAGGAACTCAAAGACTGTTCAGGTTCTGAATTAAAACATTCCCTGAGGGGAGATCCTCGACAGGGAGATCTGTCCCTGGTCATAAGGAAGGTTCATGTGGCTGATAGCGGGCCGTACTTCTGCAGAGTGGAGCTGGACGGCTGGAGGCAGAATCAACAAGGAGAGACACGTCTTCGTGTTACAG TTAAACCTCAGATCCTGAGCCTCTCTGTGGTTGAGCCGAGCTCAGACAGCACCACCCGCAGGCTGCAGTGTGAGGTGGAGGGCAACCCGCCGCCCAGCATCACCTGGCTGTCAGCCTCCAGAGGCCTGCTGACAGACCAGGTCTTTACCTCTGAGGTGAACCTGGAGAAGCTGTCCAGCTCTGTGCCGTACGTGGAGGGGGAGGTGTTCACCTGCAGGGTGGAGAACATGCTgggtggagcagagaggagataTCCAGCTGATAATACTCTGATCAtaactctgagtgtgtgtggcctcatcgtcctgctgctgctgtgtgcaggaATCATCTGCTGCTCCAGAAAGAAAG GTCGTTTCAGATCGACTGAGTGA
- the si:dkey-11p23.7 gene encoding V-set and Ig domain-containing protein isoform X2 has translation MTHTHTHTHTHTHTHTHTHTHTSLSCFSSSLIMDVRLVCSTLSLLLPVIGALSSGDDGWSTTVQPEVRAIEGYPVVLPCTFSHPQHSQHTSLQVVWRLGHGQGATVLYRCSSRVGAPTCEPGPQQDQRYRLEGNPREHDLSLRINSATLQDNGRYYCRVEVQGREHVSFEDKMGTRLRVEAPPKILALSVEGSEQSGYRAICRVQGSPLPDVQWLGPDDLLEGSPDGPVAQGSAAQYHTVSQLRDVEPGHQYTCSASNPLGKEESTLYVLTPQPPLSVTAASPPLLLLLSVSLGAKVVLLVGVGVWVVQGGGLQGVGCWWK, from the exons atgacacacacacacacacacacacacacacacacacacacacacacacacacacacacacacacttcgctGAGTTGTTTCTCCAGCAGTCTCATCATGGACGTCCGGCTGGTCTGCAGCACCTTGAGTCTGCTGTTACCTGTTATAGGAg CTCTCAGCTCTGGAGATGACGGCTGGTCCACGACGGTGCAGCCGGAGGTTCGAGCCATCGAGGGCTACCCGGTGGTGCTGCCCTGCACCTTCAGCCACCCGCAGCACTCCCAGCATACCTCCCTGCAGGTGGTGTGGCGTCTGGGCCACGGCCAGGGAGCCACCGTCCTGTACCGCTGCTCCAGCCGAGTCGGAGCCCCCACCTGCGAGCCGGGGCCCCAACAGGACCAGCGCTACCGGCTGGAGGGCAACCCGAGGGAGCACGACCTGTCCCTGCGCATCAACAGCGCCACCCTGCAGGACAACGGACGCTACTACTGCCGGGTGGAGGTTCAGGGGCGAGAACACGTCAGCTTCGAGGACAAGATGGGAACCAGACTGAGAGTGGAGG ctcctccaaaGATTCTGGCTCTGTCGGTGGAGGGCAGCGAGCAGTCCGGCTACAGAGCCATATGTCGGGTCCAGGGCTCCCCGCTGCCGGACGTCCAGTGGCTCGGCCCGGACGACCTGCTGGAGGGTTCTCCTGATGGTCCGGTGGCTCAGGGCTCGGCGGCCCAATACCACACCGTCAGCCAGCTGAGAGACGTGGAGCCGGGTCATCAGTACACCTGCAGCGCCTCCAACCCGCTGGGCAAAGAGGAGTCCACGCTGTACGTCCTGACCCCCCAACCGCCACTATCAGTGACGGCGGcctcgcctcctctcctgctcctcctgtctgtgtctctgggcGCAAAGGTGGTCCTgctggtgggggtgggggtgtgggtGGTGCAGGGTGGAGGTCTGCAGGGAGTCGGCTGCTGGTGGAAGTAA
- the cmtm7 gene encoding CKLF-like MARVEL transmembrane domain-containing protein 7 — MSHTVITTTTTTTRTSGDSVLNMGYTRTIPGMLKMGQMVALLIAFLCVHCARGWPSWAAFQYFEVVVLWFLIALTIFFLMHLFRLQGKMPCINWPLTEFFHYSVGTVLIFIASIVAAVKTGGVSALVAGSVFGFIATFLMAVSLWTSYSVTCGSHQTGAAV; from the exons ATGTCGCACACCGTCATCACGACCACGACCACGACCACCAGGACGTCCGGGGACAGCGTCCTCAACATGGGCTACACCCGGACCATCCCGGGAATGCTGAAGATGGGACAGATG GTCGCCCTGCTCATCGCCTTCCTGTGCGTCCACTGTGCTCGTGGTTGGCCCAGCTGGGCGGCATTCCAGTACTTTGAGGTGGTGGTTCTGTGGTTCCTCATCGCGCTCACCATCTTCTTCCTCATGCACCTGTTCCGGCTGCAGGGGAAGATGCCCTGCATCAACTGGCCGCTGACG GAGTTCTTTCATTACTCCGTCGGGACCGTCCTCATCTTCATCGCCTCCATCGTCGCCGCTGTGAAGACTGGAGGAGTTTCAGCGCTGGTGGCCGGATCG gtgttcGGCTTCATCGCCACGTTCCTGATGGCCGTTAGTTTGTGGACATCTTACAGTGTCACCTGTGGCTCTCATCAGACAG gtgcaGCAGTGTAA
- the LOC119006851 gene encoding sialic acid-binding Ig-like lectin 15 isoform X2 produces MWQQTDCFCVILSAIITGSLSVSWDMKVSPVVSVPRGEDAVLSCSFTHPRQQDYSGLITVKWIARETNALPFFKCSVRNDSMEELKDCSGSELKHSLRGDPRQGDLSLVIRKVHVADSGPYFCRVELDGWRQNQQGETRLRVTVKPQILSLSVVELSSDSTTRRLQCEVEGNPPPSITWLSASRGLLTDQVFTSEVNLEKLYSSVPYVEGEVFTCRVENMLGGAERRYPADNTLIITLSVCGLIVLLLLCAGIICCRRRRAQHESLKSSNSRHLEEEGVVYSPVNVQ; encoded by the exons ATGTGGCAGCAGACCGACTGCTTCTGTGTCATTCTGTCAGCGATCATCACAG GGTCTCTCTCAGTTTCCTGGGACATGAAGGTGTCTCCGGTGGTCTCTGTCCCCAGAGGAGAGGACGCCGtcctcagctgctccttcaCCCATCCCAGACAGCAGGACTACTCCGGACTGATCACTGTGAAATGGATCGCCAGAGAAACAAACGCTCTCCCGTTCTTCAAGTGTTCGGTAAGAAATGACTCCATGGAGGAACTCAAAGACTGTTCAGGTTCTGAATTAAAACATTCCCTGAGGGGAGATCCTCGACAGGGAGATCTGTCCCTGGTCATAAGGAAGGTTCATGTGGCTGATAGCGGGCCGTACTTCTGCAGAGTGGAGCTGGACGGCTGGAGGCAGAATCAACAAGGAGAGACACGTCTTCGTGTTACAG TTAAACCTCAGATCCTGAGCCTCTCTGTGGTTGAGCTGAGCTCAGACAGCACCACCCGCAGGCTGCAGTGTGAGGTGGAGGGCAACCCGCCGCCCAGCATCACCTGGCTGTCAGCCTCCAGAGGCCTGCTGACAGACCAGGTCTTTACCTCTGAGGTGAACCTGGAGAAGCTGTACAGCTCTGTGCCGTACGTGGAGGGGGAGGTGTTCACCTGCAGGGTGGAGAACATGCTgggtggagcagagaggagataTCCAGCTGATAATACTCTGATCAtaactctgagtgtgtgtggcctcatcgtcctgctgctgctgtgtgcaggaatcatctgctgcaggaggagacgag CTCAACATGAGAGTCTGAAAAGCTCAAACTCACGACAcctggaggaggaag gtgTCGTCTATTCTCCCGTCAACGTTCAGTAG